DNA from Mesorhizobium sp. DCY119:
CGTCGGCCTCGATCAGCGCGCGGCGAACCTCGCGCAGGGCGGCCGTGACATCGGCCTCCGACAGCGCGCCGCGGCCGGTAAGGCCGTTCAGGATCGAGCCAAGGCGTTCCTGTAGCGATTCAAACATCGTGTTTCCTTCTGTCTCTGGCACCCGGATGATGCCCGAGAGGTAGTGCTTTCGCGCCGAAGTTAAAACCCAAGCAAAGCCCAAAACCAAAAAGCACCCGGGGGCGCATCGCGCTGCCGGGTGTTGGCCTCCGGGATCGATTTATACCACTAGGGGTCCCGGTCGGCTGCTCGGAGTCTGTTACTCGTCGCGGAATTTCGGGGCTGTAGACAGGAAAACACGGCAGGAGTCAAGGGAATGGCGCGAAAACGGGGCTCCGATGGGGTTTACAGCGCCAGCTTCATGCCCTCATGGCTCGCCTTGAAGCCGAGGGACTCGTAAAAGGCAAGCGCCTCGGGCCGCGTCTTGTCGGTGGTGAGTTGGACGAGGCCGCAACCGCGTGAGCGGCATTGCCCGATCGCCCAGGCGAAAAAGGCCTTGCCGGCGCCGCGTCCCCGCAGCGATGCGGCGATGCGCACACTTTCGATCTGGCCGCGCCACATGCCCATGCGCGACAGGCCGGGAATGAAGGTGACCTGCAGGCAGCCAACGACGGTTCCGTCCCGTTCGGCGACGGCAAGAAGCTGGTTGGGATCGCGCGTGATCG
Protein-coding regions in this window:
- a CDS encoding GNAT family N-acetyltransferase is translated as MSDLLFRPAIESDLAAIVALLADDSLGSTRENASLPLDQRYGAAFEAITRDPNQLLAVAERDGTVVGCLQVTFIPGLSRMGMWRGQIESVRIAASLRGRGAGKAFFAWAIGQCRSRGCGLVQLTTDKTRPEALAFYESLGFKASHEGMKLAL